In a single window of the Aridibaculum aurantiacum genome:
- a CDS encoding N-acetylneuraminate synthase family protein: MNNSFSISGRKIGYDFPPLVIAEIGINHEGSLEVAKQMVDAAKAAGVEVVKHQTHIVEDEMSSAAKNTIPGNADVSIYEIMRRCSLNEADEYALKQYVEEQGMIFISTPFSRAAADRLHKWDVPAYKIGSGECNNYPLLEHIASFGKPIILSTGMNTIASVQKAVAIFEKHGVPYALLHTTNLYPTPNHLVRLGAMVELQQAFPSAVVGLSDHTLTNHACLGAVALGASILERHFTDNMDRPGPDIVCSMDVQACKELIEGSKIMAQQRGGTKGPAAEEQVTIDFAFATVCSIQPIRKGDIFNHQNIWVKRPGKGGILAEEYNTIIGKTAARDIEPDVQVNWEDISN, from the coding sequence ATGAATAACAGTTTCTCAATATCCGGCCGCAAAATCGGTTACGACTTTCCTCCTTTGGTGATAGCGGAGATAGGCATCAATCATGAAGGTTCTTTGGAAGTAGCGAAGCAAATGGTGGATGCGGCTAAAGCTGCGGGTGTGGAAGTGGTAAAGCACCAGACGCATATAGTAGAGGACGAAATGAGCAGTGCTGCCAAGAATACTATTCCCGGGAATGCAGACGTAAGCATCTACGAAATCATGCGCCGCTGCTCATTGAATGAAGCAGATGAATATGCGCTGAAGCAGTATGTAGAGGAGCAAGGGATGATCTTCATTAGCACACCATTCAGCCGTGCGGCTGCTGATCGTTTACACAAATGGGATGTTCCTGCTTATAAAATCGGATCCGGCGAATGCAACAACTATCCATTGCTCGAGCATATAGCTTCATTCGGTAAGCCTATTATTTTAAGTACAGGTATGAATACGATAGCAAGTGTTCAGAAGGCTGTAGCCATTTTTGAGAAACATGGCGTGCCGTATGCTTTGCTTCATACCACTAACTTATATCCCACACCCAATCATCTTGTTCGTTTAGGTGCAATGGTGGAACTGCAACAAGCTTTCCCTAGCGCTGTAGTTGGGTTGAGTGATCATACACTTACCAATCATGCATGTTTGGGTGCTGTGGCATTGGGTGCATCTATTTTAGAAAGACATTTTACTGATAACATGGACAGGCCAGGGCCGGACATTGTTTGTTCAATGGATGTGCAGGCTTGTAAAGAACTCATAGAAGGCAGCAAGATCATGGCGCAGCAACGTGGTGGTACAAAAGGCCCTGCAGCGGAAGAACAGGTTACTATTGACTTTGCATTTGCAACCGTTTGCTCTATTCAACCCATCAGGAAAGGTGACATATTTAATCACCAGAACATTTGGGTAAAACGTCCGGGTAAGGGAGGCATACTGGCAGAAGAATATAATACCATCATTGGTAAAACAGCAGCAAGAGATATAGAGCCCGACGTACAAGTGAACTGGGAGGACATCAGCAACTAA
- a CDS encoding SDR family oxidoreductase: MNQLNLFDLTGKVAIVTGGAGLLASEHALALHAHGASVILADFNEEKCNEAAANLEKEGVTVAAKYCDVTKRESWEKLLADVVAEHGKVDILINNAGFTNQSKSANFDASFENFPLEDWNAIMNVNLTGAFLGCQVVGKHMVENGKGSIINIASLYGVVSPNHRIYPGTGISQPVAYSVSKHGVVALTKYLATLWAEKGVRVNALTPGGIFNEHKGLFLERFQQLNPIGRMSDKTELRGGIVYLASDASSHVVGHNLIIDGGWTAW; encoded by the coding sequence ATGAACCAGCTGAACTTATTTGATCTTACAGGCAAGGTAGCAATAGTAACGGGCGGCGCAGGCTTGCTGGCATCTGAACATGCTCTAGCATTACATGCGCATGGCGCTTCCGTTATATTGGCTGATTTCAATGAGGAAAAATGTAATGAGGCCGCAGCTAATTTAGAAAAGGAAGGAGTTACTGTAGCTGCCAAATATTGCGATGTAACAAAGAGAGAGAGCTGGGAAAAACTACTGGCTGATGTAGTAGCAGAACATGGAAAGGTTGATATTTTGATCAACAATGCAGGTTTTACGAACCAAAGCAAGTCAGCCAACTTTGATGCGTCATTTGAAAATTTTCCTCTGGAAGATTGGAACGCAATAATGAATGTAAACCTTACCGGTGCCTTCTTAGGTTGCCAGGTGGTGGGCAAGCACATGGTTGAAAACGGCAAAGGTTCTATTATCAACATCGCTTCTTTATACGGTGTGGTTAGTCCAAATCATCGCATCTATCCGGGTACAGGTATATCACAACCAGTGGCTTATAGTGTAAGTAAACATGGAGTTGTAGCACTTACAAAATATTTGGCTACACTATGGGCAGAGAAAGGCGTACGTGTAAATGCGCTTACGCCAGGCGGCATCTTCAACGAGCACAAAGGCCTGTTCCTTGAGCGCTTCCAGCAACTGAACCCTATAGGAAGAATGAGTGACAAAACTGAACTCCGTGGAGGTATTGTGTATTTAGCCAGCGATGCAAGCAGCCATGTTGTTGGGCATAACTTGATAATTGATGGGGGATGGACAGCGTGGTAA
- a CDS encoding glycosyltransferase, whose protein sequence is MISVIVCSRSKEAFEALAANVAATIGLPHEVVRVDNSTRRYSLCAAYNAGADKAKFSYLCFAHEDIAFMTEGWGQKIIDHFNADDNIGLLGVAGGIYKSRMASGWWQFESNSKDVRRMNIIQAGDHLLYNPHNELRSEVVSIDGVFLATKKQVFDQYRFDEALTGFHGYDLDYSMQVSQEYKLAIVYDVLIDHQSTGNDNIKWMEAMLAVHKKWKSRLPATLASADNNFFTYNSDWRLLRRNMASLFKYNLNLWQLVRFYNGYFSLLDQKPNLLACTKDYLKGLVWLVRQYAQQNNSSPRVVLAK, encoded by the coding sequence TTGATCTCTGTAATCGTTTGTTCACGCTCTAAAGAAGCATTTGAGGCCTTGGCGGCCAACGTGGCAGCTACGATAGGACTGCCACATGAGGTAGTGCGTGTTGACAACTCCACCAGACGCTACAGTTTATGTGCTGCTTACAATGCAGGTGCTGATAAAGCAAAATTTTCCTACCTGTGTTTTGCTCATGAAGACATAGCCTTCATGACTGAAGGTTGGGGGCAGAAGATCATCGATCATTTCAATGCTGATGATAACATAGGCTTGCTTGGCGTAGCCGGAGGTATCTACAAATCGAGGATGGCCAGTGGATGGTGGCAGTTTGAAAGCAACTCCAAAGATGTCAGGCGAATGAACATCATCCAGGCTGGCGATCATCTTCTATACAACCCGCATAACGAGCTACGTAGCGAGGTAGTGTCGATCGATGGTGTTTTTCTTGCTACTAAAAAACAAGTGTTCGATCAGTATCGGTTTGATGAAGCACTTACCGGATTTCATGGTTATGACCTGGACTACTCAATGCAGGTTAGCCAGGAATACAAGCTGGCTATCGTTTATGATGTACTGATCGATCATCAGTCCACTGGCAACGATAATATCAAGTGGATGGAGGCAATGCTTGCTGTACATAAGAAATGGAAGAGCAGGCTACCAGCTACTTTAGCTAGTGCAGACAATAATTTCTTCACTTACAACAGCGACTGGAGGTTGTTACGCAGGAATATGGCCTCGCTTTTTAAGTACAACCTAAACCTATGGCAGCTGGTGAGGTTCTATAATGGCTACTTCAGTTTACTTGATCAAAAGCCTAATCTACTTGCTTGTACAAAGGATTACCTGAAAGGACTTGTTTGGCTGGTACGCCAGTATGCGCAGCAAAATAATTCATCACCAAGAGTAGTGTTAGCCAAATAA
- a CDS encoding ABC transporter permease, with amino-acid sequence MIDLTQEKVQLEKIEMQEEKPQPKWTEILTPKSKLLDLKLKEVWRYRDLLFLFVKRDFKAQYRQTILGPLWHVIQPVFTTLIFLVIFNNLAKIPTDGIPAILFYMSSLTIWNYFAACLTSTSNTFVANAGIFGKVYFPRLVLPLSIVMSNMVKFGIQLGLLIIVYAYYLLKGEIVFSFGPHLLLMPAIAVVMAMLGLGMGIIISSVTTKYRDVAVLIQFGVQLLMYITPVAYPLSYAMESKYRGLMLFNPLSSLVEGFRYSIFGTGTVDVGLATYSIGFAVVAVLIGIILFNKVERSFMDTV; translated from the coding sequence ATGATTGATCTTACGCAGGAAAAGGTACAGCTGGAAAAGATAGAAATGCAAGAGGAGAAGCCACAACCAAAGTGGACAGAAATACTTACGCCTAAAAGCAAGCTGCTCGATCTGAAGTTGAAAGAAGTTTGGCGCTACCGCGACCTGCTTTTTCTTTTTGTAAAACGTGATTTCAAAGCACAATACAGGCAGACGATACTGGGGCCGCTATGGCATGTGATACAGCCAGTATTTACCACGCTTATCTTCCTTGTTATCTTCAACAACCTTGCTAAAATTCCTACTGATGGTATACCTGCTATCTTGTTTTACATGAGCAGTCTTACCATCTGGAACTATTTCGCTGCCTGCCTTACCAGCACCAGCAATACATTTGTTGCCAATGCAGGCATTTTTGGCAAAGTATATTTTCCTAGACTTGTTCTACCATTGAGCATCGTAATGTCGAACATGGTGAAGTTTGGTATTCAGCTTGGCTTGCTCATCATTGTTTATGCTTATTATCTTCTTAAAGGAGAAATTGTATTTTCTTTTGGCCCTCATTTATTGCTGATGCCTGCTATTGCAGTTGTGATGGCTATGCTCGGTCTTGGAATGGGTATCATCATATCGTCTGTTACGACCAAATACCGCGATGTGGCTGTCCTCATTCAATTTGGTGTTCAATTGCTGATGTACATCACACCTGTTGCTTACCCTTTATCGTATGCGATGGAGTCGAAATATCGCGGGCTGATGTTGTTCAATCCTTTATCATCATTGGTTGAAGGCTTTAGGTATAGCATATTCGGAACAGGCACTGTTGACGTTGGATTAGCCACGTACAGTATTGGCTTTGCTGTAGTTGCTGTGCTTATCGGGATCATATTATTCAATAAAGTAGAACGGTCCTTTATGGACACGGTGTAG
- a CDS encoding ABC transporter ATP-binding protein translates to MSVVIQVEDLSKQYRLGKVGRSSLSHDINRWWHTVRGKEDPYLKIGQENDRAVKGSSDYVWSLRDINFEVKEGEVLGIIGRNGAGKSTLLKILSKVTAPTLGNVKLAGRVASLLEVGTGFHPELSGRDNIYLNGAILGMTRNEISKKFDEIVDFAGVERYIDTPVKRYSSGMYVRLAFAVAAHLEPEILIVDEVLAVGDAEFQKKCLGKMKDVSVNNGRTVLFVSHQLGSVAQLCTKAMMLMNGKLVEYGDTNTVIKNYLGSINTNTSSEYTISQVDKAKRSYYFENVQIRNRGGELASTLGTSDPIYIGGSFVAPASPSNAVEVAFSVLDHRKNRIFTIHEPLSVLSNSYRQGRNEFQLQIDADFLTPGSYSLLAAIHIPHMQQFHLLDDVCKFNIVDSGSRFSDYEGVDYGVVYPRYSIKA, encoded by the coding sequence ATGAGTGTAGTTATACAGGTAGAAGATCTGTCGAAACAGTACCGGCTTGGAAAAGTGGGCAGGAGTTCCCTTAGCCACGACATCAATCGGTGGTGGCATACGGTGCGTGGCAAAGAAGATCCATACCTGAAAATAGGGCAAGAGAATGATCGCGCTGTGAAGGGCAGCAGCGACTATGTATGGAGCTTGCGCGATATCAATTTTGAAGTAAAGGAAGGAGAGGTGCTGGGGATCATTGGTCGCAATGGTGCTGGTAAATCTACTCTTCTAAAGATATTATCAAAAGTAACTGCACCTACTTTAGGCAATGTAAAATTGGCTGGTCGTGTGGCGTCTTTACTTGAAGTGGGTACAGGTTTTCATCCTGAATTATCTGGTCGTGACAACATTTACCTGAACGGCGCTATCCTTGGCATGACACGAAACGAGATCAGTAAAAAGTTTGATGAAATAGTTGATTTTGCTGGCGTAGAGCGATATATAGATACACCTGTTAAACGCTATAGCAGTGGCATGTATGTACGCTTGGCGTTTGCAGTTGCAGCACATCTTGAACCAGAGATATTGATTGTTGACGAAGTGTTGGCAGTAGGTGATGCAGAATTTCAGAAGAAGTGTTTGGGTAAGATGAAAGATGTGAGTGTAAATAATGGTCGCACTGTACTTTTCGTTAGCCATCAGCTCGGAAGTGTGGCTCAACTCTGCACCAAAGCAATGATGCTGATGAACGGTAAGCTGGTAGAATATGGCGATACCAACACGGTCATCAAGAACTACCTCGGCTCCATCAACACCAATACATCATCGGAATATACCATCTCGCAAGTTGATAAAGCAAAGCGTAGTTACTACTTCGAGAATGTACAGATCAGGAACAGGGGAGGTGAGCTCGCTTCTACGTTGGGTACAAGCGATCCCATCTACATCGGTGGTAGTTTCGTAGCACCCGCTTCACCGTCCAACGCTGTCGAAGTAGCCTTCAGTGTTCTAGATCATCGCAAGAACCGCATCTTCACCATCCACGAGCCGCTTTCGGTTCTAAGCAATTCATACAGGCAGGGACGCAACGAGTTTCAGCTCCAGATCGATGCTGATTTTCTTACACCCGGCAGTTATTCATTGTTGGCGGCTATACATATCCCGCACATGCAGCAGTTTCACCTCCTCGACGATGTTTGCAAGTTCAATATCGTAGACTCTGGTAGCAGGTTCTCCGATTATGAAGGAGTGGATTACGGCGTTGTATACCCCCGCTATTCAATCAAGGCATAA
- a CDS encoding glycosyltransferase family 2 protein, whose amino-acid sequence MQPLVTIVAISYNQEAFVADALDSVKAQTYSNIQLIIADDGSTDGTKNIIRHWIQEHWPTATFINHPVNLGLTKNLNSAREHVKGKYYQFLGCEDIMLPSKIEKQVAILEADPTIDIVYSDMYRMREDGTIEDATHFEKNNYNIPRNGVVYEELIKTCFISTPTALMRTEVLQTLNGYNENLSIDDFDFWIRASKQFRFLYHDDVTMQYRIMENSLSNKKGINRFRTRFLVYYYNYDKRKPYRSVFDERLRFSLKSLFYNGYNKTAWFSLKALLKTWNLFFAGMFFRSLPLLIKKGR is encoded by the coding sequence ATGCAGCCACTCGTTACCATAGTAGCCATATCGTATAACCAGGAGGCGTTTGTTGCAGATGCTCTTGATAGTGTCAAAGCGCAAACCTATTCGAACATACAATTGATCATAGCAGATGATGGTTCTACAGATGGAACTAAGAACATCATCAGGCATTGGATACAGGAGCATTGGCCAACAGCTACTTTCATCAATCACCCGGTTAATCTTGGACTGACGAAGAACCTGAACTCTGCACGGGAACATGTAAAAGGAAAGTACTACCAGTTCCTTGGTTGCGAAGACATCATGCTGCCAAGCAAGATCGAGAAGCAGGTGGCGATCTTAGAAGCAGATCCAACCATTGATATCGTTTATTCTGACATGTACCGGATGCGTGAAGATGGTACAATAGAAGATGCTACCCATTTTGAAAAGAACAATTACAACATACCACGCAATGGTGTGGTCTACGAGGAACTGATCAAGACATGTTTCATCTCTACACCAACAGCGTTGATGCGTACAGAAGTTCTGCAAACGTTAAACGGTTATAATGAAAATCTTTCCATTGATGATTTTGATTTTTGGATAAGAGCGTCCAAACAGTTTCGTTTCTTATATCATGATGATGTTACCATGCAGTACCGCATCATGGAAAATTCACTAAGCAACAAGAAAGGCATAAACAGGTTTAGGACAAGATTTCTTGTTTACTACTACAATTACGATAAGCGGAAGCCTTATCGTTCTGTATTTGATGAACGTTTGAGGTTTAGTTTGAAAAGCCTGTTTTATAACGGCTATAATAAAACAGCTTGGTTCTCGTTGAAAGCATTGCTGAAGACATGGAATTTATTTTTTGCAGGTATGTTCTTTCGCAGCCTGCCGTTGTTAATTAAGAAAGGGAGATAG
- a CDS encoding FkbM family methyltransferase, whose product MYNFLASFAGKNDRFRSAMYDLLVRVYSRKSLRKQWKKAWKQIILANVQKPVATTLHGFPAVVNTGFSYPLVARTNGQFNNPLLQLAHQVHQAKQRPIYVIDVGAAIGDTVFFLQGNMPGAFEKILCVDGDKDFFSYLEKNMQQFPFVQSVNTLLSSESRMEKSLVRLHAGTASAQGDSEVEAISLDELVEQTGMPQVDLLKIDTDGFDGKVLLGAKNILSQHKPAVIFEWHPILVSKTGNQTHEAFDILASSGYNKFVFFTKYGQFSHFMNHVDHAALSSLSQLCFNNKHDDDWHYDVVALNDDAIDAVQLAEAAFAKKKKSVI is encoded by the coding sequence ATGTATAATTTTCTTGCTTCTTTCGCTGGTAAAAATGATCGTTTTCGTTCGGCGATGTACGATCTGTTAGTGCGTGTTTATTCCAGAAAATCACTACGCAAGCAATGGAAGAAAGCATGGAAGCAGATCATATTAGCTAATGTGCAGAAGCCTGTTGCTACTACGCTGCACGGATTTCCTGCGGTTGTTAACACCGGCTTTAGCTATCCGTTGGTGGCGCGGACCAATGGTCAATTCAATAACCCACTGTTGCAGTTGGCGCACCAGGTTCACCAGGCTAAACAACGTCCCATCTATGTGATTGACGTAGGTGCCGCGATTGGTGATACCGTGTTCTTCCTACAAGGAAATATGCCTGGTGCTTTTGAAAAGATACTATGCGTAGATGGTGACAAGGACTTCTTCTCTTACCTCGAGAAAAACATGCAGCAGTTTCCTTTCGTGCAGTCAGTGAACACGCTGTTGAGCTCGGAGAGTCGCATGGAGAAGAGCCTGGTAAGGCTGCACGCAGGTACGGCAAGCGCACAAGGTGATAGCGAGGTGGAAGCTATATCGCTTGATGAGCTGGTAGAACAAACAGGCATGCCACAGGTAGATCTACTAAAGATCGATACAGATGGCTTTGATGGTAAAGTACTACTGGGTGCTAAGAATATACTTAGCCAGCACAAGCCAGCAGTGATTTTCGAATGGCACCCGATACTGGTAAGCAAGACAGGCAATCAAACCCACGAAGCATTCGATATACTTGCCAGTTCAGGTTACAACAAGTTTGTCTTTTTCACCAAGTACGGACAGTTCAGCCACTTCATGAACCATGTTGACCATGCAGCGCTTTCGTCACTCTCCCAGCTTTGTTTCAATAACAAGCATGATGATGATTGGCATTATGATGTGGTAGCATTGAATGATGACGCGATCGATGCGGTTCAGCTGGCCGAGGCGGCATTTGCAAAAAAGAAGAAGAGTGTTATCTAG
- a CDS encoding CDP-glycerol glycerophosphotransferase family protein: MKRVLIPIVGQGSIVHIIRTGILDQLKEHIVPVVALLWNEKQLVEELEAQGIEVHLFPEYNVSPAYTNHRNKINLWYKKFRIKTPSFKIQEAYLQQHNRTGKSRLIKRLRQLYYETRFAVQPGYADTLIDREKQLIQTEPAFDTFQQWLKAINVDGLFTVTPFLPEVDLVARILKQNNIPVIASIHSFDNVTKRGWQSVVFDEYIVWNKYNKAELERIHPSLKKKDVITIAGAPQFDFHFNSNFTWSVETWRRKLNIPAGKKVILYSGGPVSLLPDEPQYLLALKEAYDKGVLPADTVVLFRCHPLDRVERWKEYVGESDHIVYDSAPNGKDKLDYVNVKDDDVVKLMSTLKHTAVHINVVSTMAVDGSAFNKPQVGPYYDDVNKASEELFRGMYYQEHYRPIMKTKVVNLAHTKQQYLQLVNDCLKQPSNYTMQCMRCVEEIITYNDGRSAKRAAAAVIKFFTA, from the coding sequence GTGAAGCGTGTATTGATACCCATTGTAGGACAAGGTTCTATTGTACATATCATCAGGACTGGCATTCTAGACCAGTTAAAAGAACATATTGTTCCTGTAGTTGCACTCCTTTGGAATGAAAAACAATTGGTAGAAGAACTGGAAGCGCAGGGAATCGAAGTACATCTTTTTCCTGAATACAATGTTAGTCCTGCTTATACCAATCATCGCAATAAGATCAACCTCTGGTATAAAAAGTTTAGGATAAAGACTCCGAGCTTTAAGATACAAGAGGCATACCTGCAGCAGCATAACCGCACTGGTAAAAGTAGATTGATCAAGCGGCTACGCCAGTTGTATTACGAAACACGTTTTGCAGTACAGCCCGGCTATGCTGATACTCTTATTGATCGCGAAAAGCAACTGATACAAACAGAGCCTGCGTTTGATACTTTTCAGCAATGGCTAAAGGCGATCAATGTTGATGGCCTTTTTACTGTTACGCCCTTTCTTCCTGAAGTGGATTTGGTAGCACGAATACTCAAGCAGAATAATATACCTGTTATTGCTTCTATACATTCCTTTGATAATGTAACGAAGCGCGGATGGCAATCTGTGGTTTTTGATGAATACATTGTATGGAATAAATACAATAAAGCAGAGCTTGAGCGTATTCATCCATCCCTGAAGAAGAAAGATGTTATCACTATTGCCGGTGCTCCACAATTCGATTTTCATTTCAACTCAAACTTCACCTGGAGCGTAGAGACGTGGAGGAGGAAGTTGAATATTCCTGCAGGCAAGAAAGTAATCCTTTATTCTGGCGGGCCTGTGTCTTTGTTACCCGACGAACCGCAATATTTACTGGCTTTGAAAGAAGCTTATGATAAAGGAGTACTACCTGCTGATACAGTTGTTCTATTCAGGTGTCATCCGCTGGATAGGGTAGAGCGATGGAAGGAATATGTAGGTGAAAGCGATCATATTGTGTATGACTCTGCACCCAATGGAAAGGATAAGCTGGACTATGTAAATGTGAAGGATGATGATGTGGTGAAACTGATGTCTACACTAAAGCACACTGCTGTTCATATTAATGTTGTGTCGACTATGGCAGTAGATGGAAGTGCATTCAATAAACCTCAGGTCGGGCCATATTATGATGATGTGAATAAGGCGAGTGAGGAATTGTTTCGCGGCATGTATTACCAGGAGCACTATCGTCCAATTATGAAAACGAAAGTTGTCAATCTTGCGCATACGAAGCAGCAATACCTGCAACTGGTAAATGATTGTTTGAAACAACCATCCAACTATACCATGCAATGCATGCGTTGTGTAGAAGAGATCATCACTTATAATGATGGCAGATCTGCAAAGCGTGCAGCAGCTGCAGTAATAAAATTCTTCACTGCATGA
- a CDS encoding glycosyltransferase family 9 protein, giving the protein MLSRVTGSMKVHWELRSLYWHVLVSLMKLACIRIACAVTGKKIVVVSLYEHIGDIIACEPVIRHLKQSKKIHLTWAINTSYAELVEKHPAVDTVLRLQSYSEWVFLQNILKSTMKLVDQLVDLHIDSRRCKKYGFKLKHKNTSRHHEYFTSNSLLQAFTRSAGLPELNEAPVLYLDEDQMPPFPTKPYIVVHTQSNNPHKDWQPAKWTQLCLELSALGFYVVEVGLNRQIETRSPGFIDFTGKRSLAQIGQLIKTSAFFIGVDSGFAHMANALGVEGRVLMGHYVTGKFHFNYYNPFAGKYADPSYIIYTKHGSLQELEVNEVIDNLLPVLQPQLVTSSPAIKQQTVVD; this is encoded by the coding sequence GTGTTATCTAGAGTTACAGGTAGTATGAAAGTGCATTGGGAGCTACGTTCACTTTATTGGCATGTGCTGGTGTCGCTGATGAAGCTGGCTTGTATAAGAATAGCATGTGCTGTCACGGGTAAAAAGATTGTCGTGGTTTCGCTGTACGAACACATTGGCGATATCATCGCCTGCGAGCCTGTCATTCGTCATCTGAAGCAATCAAAGAAGATACACCTCACCTGGGCTATCAATACAAGTTATGCAGAGCTGGTAGAAAAGCATCCTGCAGTGGATACAGTCTTGCGTTTACAGTCTTATAGCGAGTGGGTGTTCCTGCAAAATATTCTCAAGAGCACAATGAAGCTGGTAGACCAGCTAGTAGACCTCCATATTGACAGCAGGCGATGCAAGAAGTATGGCTTCAAATTAAAGCACAAGAACACTTCGCGCCACCACGAATACTTTACATCGAACAGCCTGTTACAAGCTTTTACTCGTTCGGCAGGATTGCCTGAACTAAATGAAGCGCCTGTTCTTTATTTGGATGAAGATCAAATGCCGCCCTTTCCCACCAAGCCTTACATTGTCGTTCATACGCAGTCTAACAATCCGCATAAAGATTGGCAGCCTGCTAAATGGACACAGCTATGCCTCGAACTTTCTGCACTTGGCTTTTATGTAGTAGAGGTAGGTTTGAACAGGCAGATCGAAACGCGAAGTCCTGGCTTTATTGATTTTACCGGCAAGCGTTCATTGGCGCAGATAGGACAGCTCATAAAGACGTCCGCTTTTTTCATTGGAGTAGATAGCGGCTTTGCTCATATGGCAAACGCATTAGGAGTTGAAGGACGTGTGCTTATGGGACATTATGTTACCGGCAAGTTCCACTTCAACTACTACAATCCTTTCGCAGGTAAATACGCTGATCCGTCTTATATCATCTACACCAAACATGGCTCTTTACAAGAACTTGAAGTAAATGAAGTGATCGACAACCTCTTGCCGGTGTTACAGCCGCAGCTTGTTACCAGTTCGCCTGCTATAAAACAACAAACTGTAGTAGATTGA
- the neuC gene encoding UDP-N-acetylglucosamine 2-epimerase, which translates to MILKKKIVFLTGTRADFGKLKSLINILNEQPEFEVHIFATGMHMDQQYGFTVREIEKCGYQNIFKYINHDGGSSMDITLSRTIEGFANYVHLIKPDLIVVHGDRSEALAGSTVGALNNILVAHIEGGEVSGTVDELIRHAVSKLSHLHFVANDEAKKRLVQMGEREENVYIIGSPDMDVMLSDQLPSIEDVAAAYEIPFSKFSISMFHPVTTEVEEMDVYAEQYVDALEETGLNYIVIYPNNDKGAAFIFNKLKRLQLNSKFRLFPSVRFEAFLVMMKHAQFIIGNSSAGIREAPYYGIPTVNVGSRQNGRTRNRQIIHTGYSKEEILEGVQKALSVQVQPTSLFGAGNSDVLFLEIMQSAAIWKTSKQKLFADQSAIVNETYD; encoded by the coding sequence ATGATATTGAAAAAGAAGATCGTTTTTTTAACGGGTACACGTGCGGATTTCGGGAAGCTGAAATCGCTCATAAATATATTAAACGAGCAGCCGGAATTTGAAGTTCACATATTTGCTACTGGCATGCACATGGACCAGCAATATGGTTTTACTGTACGCGAAATTGAAAAGTGCGGCTACCAAAACATCTTCAAATACATCAATCACGATGGCGGCTCATCAATGGACATAACGCTTTCACGCACCATTGAAGGTTTTGCCAACTATGTACATCTTATAAAGCCTGATCTAATTGTAGTTCATGGCGATCGCTCTGAAGCGCTGGCTGGATCAACTGTTGGTGCATTGAACAATATACTGGTTGCACATATAGAAGGCGGTGAAGTATCCGGTACTGTAGATGAACTGATCCGGCATGCAGTTTCTAAACTCAGCCATTTGCATTTTGTAGCAAATGATGAAGCAAAGAAGCGGCTGGTGCAAATGGGAGAGCGTGAAGAGAATGTATACATCATTGGTTCTCCGGATATGGATGTAATGCTGAGCGATCAATTGCCTTCCATTGAAGATGTTGCTGCAGCTTACGAGATACCTTTTTCAAAGTTTAGCATCTCTATGTTTCACCCGGTAACAACGGAAGTGGAGGAAATGGATGTATATGCAGAACAATATGTAGATGCATTGGAAGAGACGGGGCTGAATTATATTGTTATCTATCCAAATAATGATAAAGGCGCTGCCTTCATTTTCAACAAGCTGAAGCGCCTACAGTTGAACAGCAAATTCCGCTTGTTCCCTTCTGTGCGTTTCGAAGCTTTCCTTGTAATGATGAAGCATGCACAATTTATCATTGGTAACTCAAGTGCCGGTATACGCGAAGCACCTTATTATGGTATTCCAACTGTAAATGTTGGTAGCAGGCAAAATGGAAGAACGCGCAACCGGCAGATCATTCATACCGGGTATAGTAAAGAAGAAATATTGGAGGGAGTACAAAAAGCTTTATCAGTGCAGGTGCAACCAACATCATTATTTGGCGCTGGTAACAGTGATGTTCTTTTTCTTGAGATCATGCAATCGGCAGCCATTTGGAAAACTTCAAAACAAAAATTGTTCGCTGATCAATCAGCTATAGTCAACGAAACTTATGATTGA